One stretch of Saccharopolyspora erythraea DNA includes these proteins:
- the rhmD gene encoding L-rhamnonate dehydratase, with the protein MKIRQVRALTVTGGGADYHDQAEDHWIDDHVATPMAKYPEYRASRQAFGINVLGTLVVEVEAEDGTVGVGVTTAGEPGAYIVEKHLARFVEGASVTDVEKIWDQMFNATLYYGRKGLVLNAISAVDLALYDLLGKIRQEPVYALLGGPVRDELQCYATTGRPDVAKELGFLGGKMTLQHGPAEGVEGLHANIERLRTMRERVGPDFWLMFDCWMALDVEYATRLAHAAAEYDLKWLEEALIPDDYWGYGELRRRMPSTMLMTTGEHEHTRYGFRLLLEMGRPDIIQPDVNWCGGITELLKISALADAHGAMVVPHGSSVYSYHFVITRHNSPFTEFLMMHPRATEVVPMFSPLLLDEPVPVGGRLRLPETPGFGVRLNPEVELRRPYDHD; encoded by the coding sequence TTGAAGATCCGCCAGGTACGCGCGCTCACCGTGACCGGTGGCGGCGCCGACTACCACGACCAGGCCGAGGACCACTGGATCGACGACCACGTCGCCACCCCGATGGCGAAGTACCCCGAATACCGCGCCAGCAGGCAGGCTTTCGGCATCAACGTGCTCGGCACGCTGGTCGTCGAGGTCGAGGCCGAGGACGGCACCGTCGGCGTCGGGGTGACCACGGCGGGCGAGCCGGGCGCCTACATCGTGGAGAAGCACCTGGCGCGGTTCGTGGAGGGCGCGTCGGTCACCGACGTCGAGAAGATCTGGGACCAGATGTTCAACGCGACCCTCTACTACGGGCGCAAGGGCCTGGTGCTCAACGCGATCAGCGCGGTGGACCTCGCCCTCTACGACCTGCTCGGCAAGATCCGCCAAGAGCCCGTGTACGCGCTGCTCGGCGGCCCAGTGCGTGACGAGTTGCAGTGCTACGCCACCACGGGCCGCCCCGACGTGGCCAAGGAACTCGGGTTCCTGGGCGGGAAGATGACGCTCCAGCACGGACCCGCCGAGGGCGTCGAAGGACTGCACGCCAACATCGAGCGGCTGCGCACCATGCGCGAGCGGGTCGGGCCCGACTTCTGGCTGATGTTCGACTGCTGGATGGCGCTGGACGTCGAGTACGCCACCAGGCTGGCCCACGCCGCCGCCGAGTACGACCTGAAGTGGCTGGAGGAGGCGCTGATCCCCGACGACTACTGGGGATACGGCGAGCTGCGCAGGCGGATGCCGTCGACGATGCTGATGACCACCGGCGAGCACGAGCACACCCGCTACGGCTTCCGGCTGCTGCTGGAGATGGGCCGCCCCGACATCATCCAGCCCGACGTCAACTGGTGCGGCGGGATCACCGAGCTGCTCAAGATCTCCGCGCTGGCCGACGCCCACGGCGCGATGGTGGTCCCGCACGGATCGAGCGTGTACTCCTACCACTTCGTCATCACCAGGCACAACAGCCCGTTCACCGAGTTCCTGATGATGCATCCGCGGGCGACCGAGGTGGTGCCGATGTTCTCGCCGCTACTGCTCGACGAGCCAGTGCCGGTCGGCGGCCGCCTGCGGCTGCCGGAGACACCGGGCTTCGGGGTGCGGCTCAACCCGGAGGTCGAGCTGCGCCGCCCCTACGACCACGACTGA
- a CDS encoding IclR family transcriptional regulator domain-containing protein, producing MVAAVRGAHFVRAAERTLAVLRAFAPDRPEMTLTEVAEASGLDRAGARRLLLTLIDLGYVHHDGRQYALTPQVLEFGYAYLSSRSLPQIAEPHLRRLTGELREMTAVGVLDGDEVRYVAQVPGPKLLSVSIPVGTRFPAHATSMGKVLLAAMPPEHLDARLRAMELGRITPHTITTREGLLAELAKVRRQGFVISDDELEPGLRGVAAPVRGADGRVVAAVNVSLDARGATEEVVRNEVVPPLVTTAARVEADLRLKPARGS from the coding sequence GTGGTGGCAGCGGTTCGTGGTGCGCACTTCGTGCGGGCGGCCGAGCGCACGCTGGCGGTGCTGCGGGCGTTCGCGCCGGACCGGCCGGAGATGACGCTGACGGAGGTGGCCGAGGCCAGCGGCCTCGACCGGGCGGGCGCCCGGCGGCTGCTGCTCACGCTCATCGACCTCGGCTACGTCCACCACGACGGCAGGCAGTACGCGCTGACGCCGCAGGTGCTGGAGTTCGGCTACGCCTACCTGTCGAGCCGGTCGTTGCCGCAGATCGCCGAGCCGCACCTGCGCAGGCTCACCGGTGAGCTGCGGGAGATGACGGCGGTGGGGGTGCTCGACGGCGACGAGGTCCGCTACGTCGCGCAGGTGCCGGGGCCGAAGCTGCTGTCGGTGTCGATCCCGGTGGGCACCCGCTTCCCCGCGCACGCCACGTCGATGGGCAAGGTGCTGCTGGCGGCCATGCCGCCGGAGCACCTGGATGCGCGGCTGCGGGCGATGGAGCTCGGCAGGATCACCCCGCACACCATCACCACCCGGGAGGGCCTGCTGGCCGAGCTGGCGAAGGTGCGCAGGCAGGGGTTCGTGATCTCCGACGACGAGCTGGAGCCGGGGCTGCGCGGCGTCGCGGCACCCGTCCGGGGAGCCGATGGCCGGGTGGTCGCGGCGGTCAACGTCTCGCTCGACGCCCGCGGCGCCACGGAGGAGGTGGTCCGCAACGAGGTGGTGCCGCCGCTGGTCACCACGGCGGCCCGCGTCGAGGCGGACCTGCGGCTCAAGCCCGCGCGGGGAAGCTGA
- a CDS encoding class I SAM-dependent methyltransferase, giving the protein MSQNVRVRSRGTQNPTASTHSLDLRHQVFGDNPLEVRETGHYTHEYVGGIVDRWDELIDWDKRADGEGRFFIEQLRSRGVRTVLDAATGTGFHSVRLLDAGFDTTSADGSPQMLARAFRNGIEHGGHVLRTVNSDWRWLTRDVQGPFDAVICLGNSFTHLFSEHDRRKALAEFYALLKHDGVLVIDQRNYDAILDGESSSGRTYYYCGARVSARPDHADEGLARYRYTFPGGDEFFLNMYPLRKDYLRGLLRDTGFQRIDTYGDFQETYADAEPDFFVHVAEKRYLEESEPTSGA; this is encoded by the coding sequence ATGAGCCAGAACGTCCGAGTCCGCTCGCGCGGAACGCAGAACCCGACCGCCTCCACCCACTCCCTCGACCTGCGGCACCAGGTCTTCGGGGACAACCCGCTGGAAGTCCGCGAGACCGGCCATTACACCCACGAGTACGTCGGCGGCATCGTCGACCGGTGGGACGAGCTGATCGACTGGGACAAGCGCGCCGACGGCGAGGGCCGCTTCTTCATCGAGCAGCTGCGCTCGCGCGGCGTGCGCACGGTCCTGGACGCCGCGACCGGCACCGGTTTCCACTCGGTCCGGCTGCTGGACGCGGGATTCGACACCACCAGCGCCGACGGCAGCCCGCAGATGCTGGCCAGGGCGTTCCGCAACGGCATCGAACACGGCGGGCACGTGCTGCGCACGGTCAACAGCGACTGGCGCTGGCTCACCCGCGACGTGCAGGGCCCGTTCGACGCGGTCATCTGCCTCGGCAACTCCTTCACGCACCTGTTCTCCGAGCACGACCGGCGCAAGGCGCTGGCGGAGTTCTACGCGCTGCTCAAGCACGACGGCGTGCTGGTCATCGACCAGCGCAACTACGACGCCATCCTCGACGGCGAGTCCTCCAGCGGCCGCACCTACTACTACTGCGGTGCACGCGTCTCGGCCCGTCCCGACCACGCCGACGAGGGGCTGGCGCGCTACAGATACACCTTCCCCGGCGGTGACGAGTTCTTCCTGAACATGTACCCGCTGCGCAAGGACTACCTGCGCGGGCTGCTCCGCGACACCGGCTTCCAGCGGATCGACACCTACGGCGACTTCCAGGAGACCTACGCCGACGCCGAGCCGGACTTCTTCGTCCACGTCGCGGAAAAGCGCTACCTCGAGGAGTCCGAACCGACCAGCGGCGCCTGA
- a CDS encoding MFS transporter, whose amino-acid sequence MPQTNDEALPAAVRRVMWRLMPFLFFMYVIAFLDRVNIGFAKEEFQAHAGISEAAYAFGAGLFFIGYALFEVPSNLIMQRVGARWWMCRIMVTWGLISAAMALVNSETLFYLLRFMLGVAEAGFFPGVILFITHWVPHAYRARCNALFYLGIPLASVLGGPLSGLLLELDGAAGILGWQWMFAVEGLIACVVGVWAFFYLDNKPADARWLSQPQRDALQSAVDLEAERKREHSPHRLLTSLVDPRVLYFSLVYFLIQCAVYGMTFYLPTQVSAAVGGEVGFAVGLVTAIPWTVALLANLAVSSGADRVSQHRKRFVAAACLCAGSAGIAASAYFSSPVLAICGLAVAAAGYISVQPVFWTFPAAYLTGTAAAAGIGLINSLGNLGGFVAPVAKNWVEETLSSDSAGLYLLSACGLAAAALFLLSSRLPAPAARSTAHPAPEEAR is encoded by the coding sequence GTGCCCCAAACCAACGACGAGGCCCTGCCCGCGGCGGTGCGACGGGTGATGTGGCGGCTGATGCCGTTCCTGTTCTTCATGTACGTCATCGCGTTCCTGGACCGGGTCAACATCGGGTTCGCCAAGGAGGAGTTCCAGGCACACGCGGGCATCTCCGAAGCCGCCTACGCGTTCGGCGCGGGGCTGTTCTTCATCGGCTACGCGCTGTTCGAGGTGCCCAGCAACCTGATCATGCAGCGGGTGGGCGCCCGCTGGTGGATGTGCCGGATCATGGTCACCTGGGGCCTGATCTCGGCCGCGATGGCGCTGGTCAACAGCGAGACCCTGTTCTACCTGCTGCGGTTTATGCTCGGCGTGGCCGAGGCCGGGTTCTTCCCCGGGGTCATCCTGTTCATCACCCACTGGGTCCCGCACGCCTACCGCGCGCGCTGCAACGCCCTGTTCTACCTGGGAATCCCGCTCGCCTCGGTGCTCGGCGGACCGCTCTCGGGACTGCTGCTGGAGCTCGACGGCGCCGCCGGAATCCTGGGCTGGCAGTGGATGTTCGCGGTCGAGGGGCTCATCGCGTGCGTCGTCGGCGTGTGGGCTTTCTTCTACCTCGACAACAAACCCGCCGACGCGAGGTGGCTGTCGCAGCCGCAGCGCGACGCCCTGCAGTCGGCGGTGGACCTGGAGGCCGAGCGCAAGCGCGAGCACAGCCCGCACCGGCTGCTGACCTCGCTGGTCGACCCGCGCGTGCTCTACTTCAGCCTGGTCTACTTCCTGATCCAGTGCGCCGTCTACGGCATGACCTTCTACCTTCCGACGCAGGTGTCCGCGGCGGTCGGCGGCGAGGTCGGGTTCGCGGTGGGGCTGGTGACCGCGATCCCGTGGACGGTCGCGCTGCTGGCCAACCTCGCGGTGTCCTCGGGCGCGGACCGGGTTTCCCAGCACCGCAAGCGGTTCGTGGCAGCGGCGTGCCTGTGCGCCGGATCAGCCGGCATCGCCGCCTCGGCCTACTTCTCCAGTCCGGTCCTGGCCATCTGCGGCCTCGCGGTCGCCGCCGCCGGCTACATCTCGGTGCAGCCGGTGTTCTGGACCTTCCCCGCCGCCTACCTCACCGGCACCGCCGCCGCGGCGGGCATCGGGCTGATCAACTCGCTGGGAAACCTCGGCGGTTTCGTCGCCCCGGTGGCCAAGAACTGGGTCGAGGAAACCCTTTCCTCCGACTCGGCCGGGCTCTACCTGCTGTCGGCCTGCGGCCTGGCCGCCGCCGCGCTCTTCCTGCTCAGCTCCCGGCTGCCGGCCCCGGCGGCACGCAGCACCGCGCACCCCGCTCCAGAGGAGGCCCGTTGA
- a CDS encoding acetyl-CoA hydrolase/transferase family protein encodes MRIRNRALANKVVEAQEAAAMIEPGTNIGMSGFTGAGYPKEVPGALAKRLAAEAAAGQPGKVGLWTGASTAPELDGVLAAADGIDLRMPYQSDPVSREKINSGAMDYTDIHLSHVAQRVWQGFFGDLDVAVVEVSGITEDGRLVPSSSVGNNKTWIERADKVILEVNSWQSEHLEGMHDIYHGTALPPRRTPIPLTHPADRIGSPYLECPPEKVVAVVRTDSPDRNTVFTPPDGVSRAIAGHVLDFLDLEVAAGRLPRSLLPLQSGVGNVANAVLAGLREGPFEGLTAYTEVIQDGMLELIDSGKLLTASATAFSLSPAAVDRFNRDAAAYRDRIVLRPQEISNHPELVRRLGCLAMNGVVEADIHGNINSTHLMGSRMQNGIGGSGDFARNAYVSVFVTPSVAKGGAISAIVPMVSHVDHTEHDVDVIVTEQGLADLRGLSPRRRAQLVIDRCAHPDFRPALRDYHERALRSSFGGHTPHLLAEALSWHQRYLDEGTMRR; translated from the coding sequence ATGCGGATCCGGAACCGGGCTCTTGCGAACAAGGTGGTCGAGGCGCAGGAGGCCGCCGCCATGATCGAGCCGGGCACCAACATCGGCATGAGCGGATTCACCGGTGCCGGATATCCCAAGGAGGTGCCCGGTGCGCTGGCCAAGCGGCTGGCCGCCGAGGCCGCCGCGGGACAGCCCGGCAAGGTCGGCCTGTGGACGGGCGCGTCGACGGCTCCGGAGCTGGACGGGGTCCTGGCCGCGGCCGACGGGATCGACCTGCGGATGCCCTACCAGTCCGACCCGGTCAGCCGCGAGAAGATCAACTCCGGTGCGATGGACTACACCGACATCCACCTCTCGCACGTCGCGCAGCGGGTGTGGCAGGGCTTCTTCGGCGATCTGGACGTCGCGGTCGTGGAGGTCAGCGGGATCACCGAGGACGGCCGACTGGTCCCGTCGTCCTCGGTGGGCAACAACAAGACCTGGATCGAGCGCGCCGACAAGGTGATCCTCGAGGTCAACTCGTGGCAGAGCGAGCACCTCGAAGGCATGCACGACATCTACCACGGCACCGCGCTGCCGCCGCGGCGCACTCCGATCCCGCTGACGCACCCGGCCGACCGCATCGGCTCGCCGTACCTGGAGTGCCCGCCGGAGAAGGTCGTCGCGGTCGTGCGGACCGACTCGCCGGACCGCAACACGGTCTTCACCCCGCCCGACGGCGTCTCGCGGGCCATCGCCGGGCACGTGCTGGACTTCCTCGACCTGGAGGTCGCCGCAGGCAGGCTGCCGCGGAGCCTGCTGCCGTTGCAGTCCGGGGTCGGCAACGTGGCCAACGCCGTCCTCGCCGGGCTGCGGGAGGGGCCGTTCGAGGGGCTGACCGCCTACACCGAGGTGATCCAGGACGGGATGCTGGAGCTGATCGACTCCGGCAAGCTGCTGACCGCGTCGGCCACCGCGTTCTCGCTGAGCCCGGCGGCCGTGGACCGGTTCAACCGGGACGCCGCCGCCTACCGCGACCGGATCGTGCTGCGGCCGCAGGAGATCAGCAACCACCCCGAACTCGTGCGACGGCTGGGCTGTCTGGCGATGAACGGCGTGGTCGAGGCCGACATCCACGGCAACATCAACTCGACGCACCTGATGGGCAGCCGGATGCAGAACGGCATCGGCGGTTCCGGCGACTTCGCCCGCAACGCCTACGTGTCGGTCTTCGTGACCCCGTCGGTGGCCAAGGGCGGGGCGATCTCGGCGATCGTGCCGATGGTCTCGCACGTCGACCACACCGAGCACGACGTCGACGTCATCGTCACCGAGCAGGGGCTCGCCGACCTGCGCGGGCTGTCACCGCGCAGGCGGGCGCAGCTGGTCATCGACAGGTGCGCGCACCCGGACTTCCGGCCCGCGCTGCGCGACTACCACGAACGCGCGCTGCGGTCGTCCTTCGGCGGCCACACCCCGCACCTGCTCGCCGAGGCGCTGTCGTGGCACCAGCGCTACCTCGACGAGGGCACGATGCGGCGCTGA
- the rsmH gene encoding 16S rRNA (cytosine(1402)-N(4))-methyltransferase RsmH, whose translation MADERQRRANDGGSARDRHVPVMLERTLELLAPALSKGPAVVVDATLGMGGHSEALLAAHPELTLVGLDRDPEALRLAGERLAPHSDRVHLVHAVYDEWTEALAGLGLSKVDGALFDLGVSSLQLDETDRGFAYAHDAPLDMRMDSGAPRTAADVLNTYSAAELTRVLRDYGEEKFAARIAAAIVRERAKAPFDRSGRLVELLYDAVPAASRRTGGHPAKRTFQALRIEVNAELEVLGRALPAALDSLAVGGRMVVMSYHSLEDRMVKRTFAERAKSKTPVDLPVELPGHGPEIRLLTRGAELASDAETAANPRAASVRLRAAERIKEAV comes from the coding sequence ATGGCCGATGAGCGACAGCGGCGTGCGAACGACGGCGGTTCCGCGCGGGACCGGCACGTCCCGGTCATGCTGGAACGCACTCTCGAACTGCTCGCCCCGGCGCTGTCGAAGGGGCCCGCGGTGGTCGTCGACGCGACGCTGGGCATGGGCGGGCACTCCGAGGCGCTGCTGGCGGCGCACCCGGAGCTGACCCTGGTCGGGCTCGACCGCGACCCCGAGGCGCTGCGGCTGGCCGGTGAACGGCTGGCGCCCCACTCCGACCGGGTGCACCTGGTGCACGCGGTCTACGACGAGTGGACCGAGGCGTTGGCCGGGCTGGGCCTGTCCAAGGTCGACGGTGCACTGTTCGACCTCGGCGTCTCGTCGCTGCAGCTCGACGAGACCGACCGCGGGTTCGCCTACGCCCACGACGCTCCGCTGGACATGCGGATGGACTCCGGTGCGCCCCGCACCGCGGCGGACGTGCTCAACACCTACTCGGCGGCCGAGCTGACCCGGGTGCTGCGCGACTACGGCGAGGAGAAGTTCGCCGCCCGGATCGCCGCGGCGATCGTGCGGGAGCGGGCAAAGGCCCCGTTCGACCGCAGTGGGCGGCTGGTCGAGCTGCTCTACGACGCGGTCCCGGCGGCCAGCAGGCGCACCGGCGGGCACCCGGCCAAGCGGACCTTCCAGGCGCTGCGCATCGAGGTCAACGCCGAGCTGGAGGTGCTCGGGCGCGCGCTGCCCGCGGCGCTGGACTCGCTGGCGGTGGGCGGCCGGATGGTCGTGATGTCCTACCACTCCCTGGAGGACCGGATGGTCAAGCGGACCTTCGCCGAGCGGGCGAAATCGAAGACCCCGGTGGACCTGCCGGTGGAGCTGCCGGGCCACGGCCCGGAGATCCGGCTGCTCACCAGGGGAGCGGAACTGGCATCGGATGCGGAGACGGCGGCCAACCCCAGGGCCGCTTCGGTGCGGCTGCGGGCCGCGGAGCGGATCAAGGAGGCGGTATGA
- a CDS encoding IlvD/Edd family dehydratase gives MSTSRRSASWFGAHGRAGMTARSWLKNQGYSDDVFDGRPVIGIGTTWSELAPCNAHQQRIAEAVKRGVWQAGGFPLEFPNMALGETLMRPTTMLYRNLLAMQAEETIRANPLDGVVLLSGCDKTTPGLLMAAASVDLPAVMLTGGPMLNGKYKGTDIGSGTAVWKAEEDLVAGRIDQEECYFIEGCMSRSNGHCMTMGTASTMACVVEGLGMQFPYAASWPAVDARRYATAQQVGRRIVGMVEEDLKPSDLMTREAFRNAIRVNAAIGGSTNAVVHLIAIAKRAGVELTVDDFDADTRDVPTLVNLMPSGKFLMEDFCYAGGLPAVMKELGELVDGSVLTVTGRTVADNIADAEIHDPRVITPRGEPFQAAGTGTAVLRGTLAPGGAVIKQSAASPRLLHHRGPAMVFESAEDYYAVCEDEDLDVDENTVLVIRNAGPKGYPGMPEVANVPVPKKILNRGIDDMVRISDGRMSGTAYGTVVLHVTPESAAGGPLAFVRTGDVVHLDVANRTLDLEVSEEEMVRRRADWKDPDNPYPRGYQRLYYDHVLQASDGADLDFLVGKSGSAVPRDGH, from the coding sequence GTGAGTACGTCGAGGCGGAGTGCGAGCTGGTTCGGGGCACACGGCAGGGCCGGGATGACGGCCCGCTCCTGGCTGAAGAACCAGGGCTACAGCGACGACGTCTTCGACGGGCGGCCGGTGATCGGCATCGGCACCACGTGGTCGGAACTGGCGCCGTGCAACGCCCACCAGCAGCGCATCGCCGAGGCGGTCAAGCGCGGGGTATGGCAGGCGGGCGGCTTCCCGCTGGAGTTCCCCAACATGGCGCTCGGCGAGACCCTGATGCGCCCCACCACCATGCTCTACCGCAACCTGCTGGCGATGCAGGCCGAGGAGACGATCCGGGCCAACCCGCTCGACGGCGTCGTGCTGCTCTCCGGCTGCGACAAGACCACGCCGGGGCTGCTGATGGCCGCGGCCAGCGTGGACCTGCCCGCGGTGATGCTCACCGGCGGGCCGATGCTCAACGGCAAGTACAAGGGCACCGACATCGGCTCGGGCACCGCGGTGTGGAAGGCCGAGGAGGATCTCGTCGCGGGCCGCATCGACCAGGAGGAGTGCTACTTCATCGAGGGCTGCATGTCGCGGTCCAACGGCCACTGCATGACCATGGGCACCGCGTCGACGATGGCCTGCGTCGTCGAGGGCCTGGGCATGCAGTTCCCCTACGCGGCGTCGTGGCCCGCCGTGGACGCCCGCCGCTACGCCACCGCCCAGCAGGTCGGCAGGCGGATCGTCGGCATGGTCGAGGAGGACCTCAAGCCCTCGGACCTGATGACCCGCGAGGCGTTCCGCAACGCGATCCGGGTCAACGCCGCGATCGGCGGCTCCACCAACGCCGTGGTGCACCTGATCGCGATCGCCAAGCGGGCCGGGGTCGAGCTGACCGTCGACGACTTCGACGCCGACACCCGCGACGTGCCGACCCTGGTGAACCTGATGCCCAGCGGGAAGTTCCTGATGGAGGACTTCTGCTACGCGGGCGGGCTGCCCGCGGTGATGAAGGAGCTCGGCGAGCTGGTCGACGGGTCGGTGCTGACCGTCACCGGCCGCACGGTCGCCGACAACATCGCCGACGCCGAGATCCACGACCCGAGGGTGATCACCCCGCGCGGCGAGCCGTTCCAGGCCGCGGGCACCGGCACCGCCGTGCTGCGCGGGACGCTGGCGCCGGGCGGCGCGGTGATCAAGCAGTCGGCGGCCTCGCCGCGGCTGCTGCACCACCGCGGACCGGCGATGGTGTTCGAGAGCGCCGAGGACTACTACGCCGTGTGCGAGGACGAGGACCTCGACGTCGACGAGAACACCGTGCTGGTCATCCGCAACGCGGGGCCGAAGGGGTACCCGGGCATGCCCGAGGTGGCCAACGTGCCGGTGCCCAAGAAGATCCTCAACCGCGGCATCGACGACATGGTGCGCATCTCCGACGGCCGGATGAGTGGCACCGCCTACGGCACGGTCGTCCTGCACGTCACGCCGGAGTCGGCAGCGGGCGGGCCGCTGGCGTTCGTGCGGACCGGCGACGTCGTGCACCTCGACGTGGCGAACCGGACGCTTGACCTCGAGGTCTCCGAGGAGGAGATGGTCCGGCGGCGCGCGGACTGGAAGGACCCCGACAACCCCTATCCGCGCGGCTACCAGCGGCTCTACTACGACCACGTCCTGCAGGCGTCGGACGGCGCGGACCTGGACTTCCTGGTCGGCAAATCCGGCAGCGCGGTGCCCCGCGACGGCCACTGA
- a CDS encoding peptidoglycan D,D-transpeptidase FtsI family protein: MVRRAARRGRRTARIDVAGSDRRLVVGRILLVIALVMTAGRLVWVQGFQANALSEKSERQRITRDNAPAERGSFLDRSGNVLAFNSEAKQLYANPSDLTRTKDEAHAKDPGKPTAEQYKREIARFIHAKVGDRLPEQEVYDVLSMPVKFRYFGPLVDVATARTITEEFPEIGAEHRAVREYPADDVAANIIGAARWSMDDGRVRGLLGLEHSLNTTLAGRDGVKVADTAMGSDLVIPGTERELEPPTPGSDVALTIDSDLQFMVQRELSRYVTESGAKGGSAVVLDAKTGEVYALANDKTFDPASEPATWSPQGVANPAVTTPFEPGSVNKVITAAGAIEHGLVTPQDVLQVPGSIKVADAVIGDAWPHGVLPLTFTGVLGKSSNVGTLMMAQKLGEDRFSELVQKFGVGRKTGVELPGESPGLVPPRNQWSGSTFGNLPIGQGLSMTVLQMAGMYQAIANDGVRVPPRMISAEIRPDGTHVARPAPEPVRVVSPETAHTVRDMLRSVVQDAPQQRGTAPEAALEGYQIAGKTGTAQKIDKSCGCYSQSEYWSTFAGIVPADDPRFVVGLMLDDPARGKSAAPLFHDIASFLTQRYQIPLSKEPAPVQTLQAR, encoded by the coding sequence ATGGTCCGCAGGGCGGCGCGGCGCGGCCGCCGCACGGCCCGCATCGACGTCGCCGGCAGCGACCGGCGGCTGGTGGTGGGCAGGATCCTGCTGGTCATCGCGCTGGTGATGACCGCGGGCAGGCTGGTGTGGGTGCAGGGCTTCCAAGCCAACGCGTTGTCGGAGAAGTCGGAGCGGCAGCGGATCACCAGGGACAACGCCCCCGCCGAGCGGGGGTCCTTCCTCGACCGCAGCGGCAACGTACTGGCCTTCAACAGCGAGGCCAAGCAGCTCTACGCCAACCCCAGCGACCTCACCAGGACCAAGGACGAGGCGCACGCCAAGGACCCGGGCAAGCCCACGGCCGAGCAGTACAAGCGGGAGATCGCCCGGTTCATCCACGCCAAGGTCGGTGACCGGCTGCCGGAGCAGGAGGTCTACGACGTCCTGTCGATGCCCGTGAAGTTCAGGTACTTCGGTCCGCTGGTCGACGTCGCGACCGCGCGGACGATCACCGAGGAGTTCCCCGAGATCGGCGCCGAGCACCGCGCCGTGCGCGAGTACCCCGCCGACGACGTGGCCGCCAACATCATCGGCGCCGCCCGCTGGTCGATGGACGACGGCAGGGTCCGGGGCCTGCTCGGCCTGGAGCACTCGCTGAACACCACGCTCGCCGGCCGCGACGGGGTCAAGGTCGCCGACACCGCGATGGGCAGCGACCTGGTCATCCCCGGCACCGAGCGCGAGCTGGAGCCGCCGACACCCGGCTCGGACGTGGCCCTGACCATCGACTCGGACCTGCAGTTCATGGTCCAGCGCGAGCTGTCCCGCTACGTCACCGAGTCCGGGGCCAAGGGCGGCAGCGCGGTCGTGCTGGACGCCAAGACGGGTGAGGTCTACGCGCTGGCCAACGACAAGACGTTCGACCCGGCGAGCGAACCAGCGACGTGGTCGCCGCAGGGCGTGGCGAACCCGGCGGTCACCACGCCGTTCGAACCCGGCTCGGTGAACAAGGTGATCACCGCGGCGGGCGCGATCGAGCACGGCCTGGTGACGCCGCAGGACGTGCTGCAGGTGCCCGGCAGCATCAAGGTGGCCGACGCGGTGATCGGCGACGCCTGGCCGCACGGGGTGCTGCCGCTGACCTTCACCGGCGTGCTCGGCAAGTCCTCCAACGTCGGCACGCTGATGATGGCCCAGAAGCTGGGCGAGGACCGCTTCAGCGAGCTGGTTCAGAAGTTCGGCGTCGGCCGCAAGACCGGCGTCGAGCTGCCCGGTGAGAGCCCGGGCCTGGTGCCGCCGCGCAACCAGTGGTCCGGCAGCACGTTCGGCAACCTGCCGATCGGGCAGGGCCTTTCGATGACGGTTCTGCAGATGGCCGGGATGTACCAGGCGATCGCCAACGACGGTGTCCGCGTGCCGCCGAGGATGATCTCGGCCGAGATCCGCCCGGACGGCACGCACGTGGCGCGTCCCGCGCCGGAGCCGGTGCGGGTGGTCAGCCCGGAGACCGCGCACACGGTCAGGGACATGCTGCGCTCGGTCGTGCAGGACGCTCCGCAGCAGCGCGGCACCGCGCCGGAGGCGGCGCTGGAGGGCTACCAGATAGCGGGCAAGACGGGCACCGCGCAGAAGATCGACAAGTCCTGCGGCTGCTACAGCCAGTCGGAGTACTGGAGCACCTTCGCCGGGATAGTCCCGGCCGACGACCCGCGGTTCGTGGTGGGGCTGATGCTCGACGACCCGGCGCGCGGGAAGTCGGCGGCTCCGCTGTTCCACGACATCGCGTCGTTCCTGACCCAGCGCTACCAGATCCCGCTGTCGAAGGAGCCCGCTCCGGTGCAGACGCTCCAGGCCAGATGA
- a CDS encoding CHAP domain-containing protein, whose protein sequence is MNRRPTRIGRLALAGAAAAAVSVFPAVTTASPVVDAAPALVQQVPAAPPAAADPADGTADGAVEWFKSKQGNTSYEGLCEKAVENAWGTTGVWPSAIAHWQGAVNAGKAHEGDTNPPKGAFVYWNISQYGHVGIADGNGGFYSSGIDGAIGHQDSLSYFGNYLGWSDPQVPAGL, encoded by the coding sequence GTGAACCGACGTCCCACCCGGATCGGCCGATTAGCCCTCGCCGGCGCCGCCGCCGCGGCCGTCTCCGTCTTCCCCGCCGTGACCACCGCGAGCCCGGTCGTCGACGCCGCACCCGCACTCGTCCAGCAGGTCCCCGCCGCGCCGCCCGCCGCGGCCGACCCCGCGGACGGCACTGCCGACGGTGCGGTCGAGTGGTTCAAGTCCAAGCAGGGCAACACCTCATACGAGGGCCTGTGCGAGAAGGCCGTCGAGAACGCCTGGGGGACGACCGGCGTGTGGCCCTCGGCCATCGCGCACTGGCAGGGCGCGGTCAACGCGGGCAAGGCGCACGAGGGCGACACCAACCCGCCGAAGGGCGCCTTCGTCTACTGGAACATCAGCCAGTACGGCCACGTCGGCATCGCCGACGGCAACGGCGGCTTCTACTCCAGCGGCATCGACGGGGCCATCGGCCACCAGGACAGCCTGTCGTACTTCGGCAACTACCTCGGCTGGAGCGACCCGCAGGTCCCGGCCGGGCTGTGA